A portion of the Cryomorphaceae bacterium genome contains these proteins:
- a CDS encoding four helix bundle protein, producing the protein MFASAVVKVCRSLQKEQKKFVLSNQLLRSGTAVGALLREAEFGQSKADFMHKMSIAPKEANESAYWGSVPLTVSFW; encoded by the coding sequence CTGTTTGCCAGTGCAGTTGTAAAGGTTTGCAGGTCTCTGCAGAAGGAGCAAAAGAAGTTTGTTCTTTCTAATCAATTGTTGCGCTCAGGTACGGCTGTGGGGGCATTGCTTCGCGAAGCAGAGTTCGGACAAAGCAAAGCCGATTTTATGCATAAAATGAGCATTGCCCCGAAGGAAGCGAATGAAAGCGCCTATTGGGGGAGTGTTCCATTAACTGTGTCATTCTGGTAA